AAGTCAATTTATGCATATTAAAAATGCCTTGGTTCTACATATTTATGATGCTTGTGAATACTCAATAAATTcttgtcatgtaggtatgtttaaaaCTCTACTTCCAATTTTTATGAAACTCTAAACAAAGTTTTGTTTAATGCTTCAGTTTATTACTCATATGTAAGTTTGAACCtgtaaatgtataattgttaAATGCATACTTTTGTGCCATTCGGTCATAAGTCATACACGGATCATTTGGATACAATCTAATTGTGATTTCAGCTATCTTATATAAACCTCCATTTCATTGTTACAGCTAAAGGATTTCAGAATAAAGATGGGAAGCATGCTGCCAATACTACCAAAGAACAACCCTCCACAATCCAGAACAGAGTTCAGTGGGCTTAATGACCTGATGACATATTTAGCAGATGATTACGGGAAGAAAAAATAAGCCTTGCAGTTTAcatgtacatatattttattaataaaaattatttagctGGTTATATCTTGTTTTATAATGAACTCCTTCTTGTAAGCAGGGCCTTGGTTGCAGCTTGCCTTGCAAGTGTACACCACCAGGACTCCCCAGTCCACACTGTTGATATCTAAACCAACACTGATGAAATTTAGAAGCTGTGGCATgatctgaaagaaaaagtaAGGACATAAATGTTACTGAACTTAATCTTCAGCAACaatgtaattattaatttattcaaCACAGATACACATGTGCAAATTACGAAAATTTACCAAAAAGCTGGAAAAATGCTTGGAAATTTCAGGAAGATTTTACTGGAAAcaaaggaaactttcattttggaaatggaacATTTCGGttctcatacaaaaatatgacatgTTTCTGAAATTTTTCTATGTGgaaattttgtcattttagaaacTTTCCAATGGCACATCAGAAAACAGAGGCTAGTGATAGCTTACCTGAAATTCAAATTGTCTTTCTCCATTGCAATATTCACAGTTTTCAACTTGTGTGACACAATTCTCTGCATTGCCTGTAATCCACAGTGGAGTGCCGCCCCTATCATATCTCAGCACCTGCTCAGGATGCCTTGCCACTCTCTTGTTAAACTTGTTAAACACTTTGTCATCAGGTACTGCCCTCCCTGTGTATTGTTCCAATTCACTTTCACTAACATTGGACAATGTTCCAGCTTTCTTTTCTTTTATCATTTCATTAAGTTTTGCCATTTCTCTGTTTTCATCAACATCTGTTGGAGTTTCCTCATCTTCCTCGTCCACTATAAGTTCCCATTCTTTGTACAGATTATTTTTCCCCGCCTCTGTCACTGTGAAGTAGTTATCGGGAACTTCCTCTGTCTGCAACAATAAACGTAAAACATGCTTCAATAACGTATTTCAACTACTTCTTGTAAATACATTTGTGTGCCATAGACATTACTTGATTTTTCtttcaataaatattatgtCTATGATCCTATAAGAATGCagtacaatagggtattatactgtatttaaaataaattaatttacaccatgcatgaaataaagcaccagataattattagaaaaacacagataggggttatttttaaacacaagttatatttaataaatcggatagaaatataaaaagtaggtgagttgaccatGACGTCacaatgtaatgtttcatataaattccatattagcaaattgttttgacagttctaaaaaagtaactgatttgactagtaggaaaataccctattaaatTCCAATTTCTGTACTTAAAtcagtaaatattatttacctgCAAAGTGGGGCAAAGTTGCTTATGACCATTCTGCCAGTCAATTACTTGGTGTTTGCGACTGCAATAGTATGTTTTTTTGCATTTAGAGCAATGTGAAGGTGCTCTGACTCCACATAACTCACACAGTTTGGGCCATTTGTCCATGGGAAATACCTATGAAATACACACAtcaccaatattaataaaataatgtataaatCTGTTCATAATCATTTTTATGTAATAAAGTAAATCAAAAACATTAGAGAAAGtaacatttattataattttatacttagtacactaatacaaaaatatgagctTGACAAATGTGCTGTGTTTAAGTAATCACAGTTTTTTGGCCATGGGCGGCAAAATGCTCATAGCACAGGCACTGTAGGGTTAACTACTATCAATATATAAACATTATAGTACAAGctatatttacattacattacattatagtACATTATTTGGTATTTATATAAAACTTACTTCATTCTCATCCACTTTGTAGGGCTCATAAGAATAGAATTTGTTTCTACGTGGTAGTTGGCATCGAAACGCTACTAAGTTTTCTGAAGAATTTATTTGCAAGCAAGATCCATTTTTACAGATAAATACAAAAATTGTGCGATGAAAACCGTCGTCAGATTCTTCATATGGAGCATAGacctataaacatttttataatgAGAAAAATCGATACAGATGGGTTGAAACAATTATTATGCATTTGGTtagttgcaatgttttttttatttcatgttaTGATACTTACTTGACATATCATAACGAGGGTATCGCCACATTTCTTGCAGGTTAAATCTTTAGGGTGAGGGATATTTTCAAGATCTAGCCATGCAGGTTTCCCTCCGATTTTACTCGGGAAAAATCTGGGATGTAGAAGCCAGCTACTCTTTTTCTCCAATGTCCCTATGTCCACTTTGTTTGCCGACATTATAAATGCGGAATGATTCGGTATTTCGAAGTAATCTTTAAGTAAAGTAATTCAAAACTTAACTTCCTCTTTCTTTACATTGCATGGCGACAAGTGTGGAGTTTTATCAACAAAACGTCaaaaattgttgtttttttttaatttggcgcTTAACTTTTTGGCGGTTTATATATTAACTTGAACAAACTAAAGTATGTACACACTGGCACACACCAAACAAAAAATGATAACGATAAAGACATTGCTATCTGTGAGAATGAAATAGAGTTATTACGTTTGTCTCCGTCTCACttttaaggccgtaacacactatcgcaccgcaccaaggtcattgtgcgacgcacccataagtaagaacgagaaagcgatatctctttctcgctcttacttatcggtgcgtcgcacaatgaccttggtgcggtgcgatagtgtgtaagTAGTATTCATAgatatataatatttagagatgacgtctcagcgagctgtcagtgggaccacttttgtttagtgtacgattaacaatgtggcccaccttgctgtagccatgtcgataaactatcgacatttcttgcaattttaattttacttcaaaggtttaacgatacctaaaatgaacaaaaacgcttttattctttattgtggttatcagatcacaattttatcgtcacgcccccgcagggaacgaagggaaagttcaggggcgctaccgcgaataccgaaaatcgtcaattgcgggcaattCTGACAGATAAAACACGGTTTGCAACCGCGAAGACAGCCGTCATCGAGCGGCCCGTTCGAAAGACGATTATGGATCGAATATCGTTCCATAGACTTACCGCGAAACACAATTTTCGGAGTTTTTGACAGCACGAAATTCgtaaagaactgtcaaaacacaCGTTACCTCAAGAGCTAACGTTGGTTCTTTCGTTTATCACAGTGCTGCCAGATGACTCGCCTTTCAGCTTTTTATCCCGTTTTTGTGCAGTGAATCTACGCATTgttttgcaaatattttgaatgtCCGAGGTTTTTGAGCACTGCAGCGGGATGAATAAATAGATATTTGGGGATTATGCTCGATCAACTCGCAGTTTCAAAGCAGTGCTCCTGTATTTTCAATTTCATGACCTGGCAATTTCATTCTGTCATAATAGGGTATCATGCCCTTCGTGtatcttattattatagttgatTGTGTCGTGCTGCGTGAAATTGTACTGTTTGTTTGTGAACTATTACAAAGATGTTTCTGTCGCAAGAGAACCTGGCTGAAGAAATCCGGCAACAAGCCGCTTCTATAGGTGCCTAATGCGAGAAAAATTCCGCTAAGTGAAAGTTCTGGACGCGGAGTTTGTAAATACCACGCTGCATATTTCCACATTCACGACGAAATAGCTGTAGGACCCTGTTCAATAAGGTATACTTTTTAGATTATTTCGTAAGTTATTAATCAAATAGTCAAAACATTGAACATTCACAATAAAAGGTCTAGAGCATTGCAAGATGTATGTTTCAAGTATTCAAAGTTCTACCTTCATGGGAAGCTATGTAGTGTCTGTCAGtatctaattaaaataatataccatttgatagaatgtatttttgtattatacagaagatattaatttaataatatatgtatataaatgttatgggacaatcttaccCAAATTGACAAAGCCCCAcaataagctcaagaaggcttatgttgtgatatataataaatacacaCATGGAAAACACACACCAAATGACTCAGGAAcagatatctgtgctcatcacataaataaataatgccgaGATTCAAACTGAGTTGTTCGCATAGTAGTGTACTTCTACGTTATTtttccatttaaacttttatggCAGGCAGATTATCAAGATGAAGTGGGCCGGGACCAAATGGATGCCTGTTTCTCAGCAAGCGGTGTCCAACTGCTAAATTACCCCGGTCTTATCAATATGGGCTATCATTAAAGCCGGGTAAgtgaaatttgtttacattatttataataacctcATATCAGATAAAATAATACTGTGAGTACCTGGCACGTACTACTTAATATGccatgaatgaatatgaatttataaaatatactgatagatattgttaaaaaaaaacttgggtTTAAAAAGAAGAATTGTCCAGTCAAATTGtatttgtaatacatatatgGGTCTTCTTACCTGattgaaatgttaaaataaataaatacataaaacatttacagttaAGGTTGTTCTAGCCCCCACTCTATCTATACACAGTGTtccttatatgtaggtaatcttacctacatacaataattACGTATCTACCCAATTCTAAAAGAagtttacatatatacataattgATGCTAAGTAGTACTTAACCAGTATTTCAGTAAATACTTAGCAGGGCTCTTCtcaaaaaaatagttatacatACATTGTACATTAGAAGTAATGCACATTAATCTTATATCAtatttcataaattaagtactaataattTCATTCTGCATTCCAGGGGTTTTCGATGCACACATGTGACCCTTCATGGGCCATAGGAATATGAAGACCGCTTCTTGTATATCTtttccatcacggaacaatggtgttccggacctttgggaggcgtgcgcggagccgtagACAACACGTgagtcccttttga
This genomic window from Cydia splendana chromosome 9, ilCydSple1.2, whole genome shotgun sequence contains:
- the LOC134793723 gene encoding programmed cell death protein 2, yielding MSANKVDIGTLEKKSSWLLHPRFFPSKIGGKPAWLDLENIPHPKDLTCKKCGDTLVMICQVYAPYEESDDGFHRTIFVFICKNGSCLQINSSENLVAFRCQLPRRNKFYSYEPYKVDENEVFPMDKWPKLCELCGVRAPSHCSKCKKTYYCSRKHQVIDWQNGHKQLCPTLQTEEVPDNYFTVTEAGKNNLYKEWELIVDEEDEETPTDVDENREMAKLNEMIKEKKAGTLSNVSESELEQYTGRAVPDDKVFNKFNKRVARHPEQVLRYDRGGTPLWITGNAENCVTQVENCEYCNGERQFEFQIMPQLLNFISVGLDINSVDWGVLVVYTCKASCNQGPAYKKEFIIKQDITS